The Diceros bicornis minor isolate mBicDic1 unplaced genomic scaffold, mDicBic1.mat.cur scaffold_267_ctg1, whole genome shotgun sequence nucleotide sequence tgaacctgtcacttgcttcaaaaattatcaactcgtataccatctggcttcgtttatcctcacacccaccccgctagagttaaccagctgagatgactGAGAGCGCATCATTTCagctataaatattttcagtttctcttacagatgagggattttttgaacacaaacacactaatgttatcacacacaaaaataaaagtgtcattcctataatcaactatctggtcagtatccaaagtcccccagttttctcaagatgatttcctggttttgcattttattggagtcaggatctttaaaaaaccctttttttgcaattgcttgatgtgtttctgaagtggcttttactctcttactagttcatgcatcttgatgtttgggtgggatatgcctgtgtgtgtttacatgtctacaccaagctgtgaattctttctttcctggatggcagtgccctggcaggaagggcctgtgctgtgggaaccaggatttctactctgcatctggctgaactgaaaaggcgtccctgggtgacacttgcagccttcagaaaggagggggaagaagtaccaaggaattcaagacaatggcccttgtcttacagggtgtttccagggcatgatgttcaaaatgccgggtggtaaccctttagctcctagtcgtagggtggattctgggtgtgagctcagagtagtgtctgtttaccacccatgtgggaagcgtttcagtattttaattggtaagtttgtgtctgttgtgtctgtgttgtctaagatgggttgcattcccctgctggacccactcctatacctgcccctctcgtgcctcatctttcaaaactcccaacaggcaagtttcacatccctgtaacacacatccacataaccacagcacagactggggaaaagaacacagtcatcccaggggctacgtgctctatgcgctcaggcccagctgcccctttgggacaagtcagtaacaacacgactgagtgtgtaaactagtgactgtctgagaccatggacctcagaacaccaaggtcccagatgtcaccctaggcagcaatggacagtgtgggtcattcagtggccaggattaaggtctattatcTTGGCAAACCAGAGGTCACcccgatccatcaggcccagccagggaggaatggccacgatgtacctgacagagaggctgggggccttctacggaatttctgcccaaaaagaatcatataaggaaatgcggggatgctggaaatcctagttcacagggagtggcgaggtttatggaagaaagtcctgttgtaggtttaaaagctgcctcatgaatcttttcctctggatatgaaacaagtgggaaaaggacttccatggcatgggccaggatcccaggaggattccaatctaggcgaagggtgaacagggagccctagaggcggcctgatggggatgtcctgtcggcccttagtccatcagcacatggtcttcctctggccttgtcttttccacatgcaaacttttatctttttacattttttcctcatttagtgttgatgcaaatctagagactgattagaaaacggtaacttccaatagttggtcaaaagaaacctcaatgggagaagcagaaaacatccttcttcctggaaagctgtagaaagacagccgctgccctggggaaggacatggtcctggcaagtggtatttgaaagacatctacatttcagtggttgttgctctgcctgggaaagtccctccaacctctacatccagggagatctgaggggctgtctctgctcctggcccaggtgaaccacactgaaatgcacctgtcctctgaggaagggggacttgagggtgtcattcagtagccagggaggggactggccgtcctcccttctcccacataccataagctctgaccatacatgagttcttaattcaaggcggaatgtgagattctgtgtctcatttacatgagcataagcagtgaaagaaccacaccacaacacccaggctgtgacagaaacagaacttactgcaacattcaaatctgatatttactcttaaacatatactaatgctcctcctcaatggataaacagtccctggggtgcagatgtcagggatttggaggggggtcgtgccctccgcctggggctttaggggaaaccagggaaagtcttcagatgtcctccttcacttggggtgggggggtaagagctgacccggtgcaccccgagggtcccagtggccctgctgctcaggaggagctgcacttgtggtctccagagggttatggctccttgccaagggcacggtggctgaagagaagaaacagactattttggggaaccttcctgagattcacggcacacctccctgccccacaacactcttatccaaaccctgtgccgagtgctcagtccatcaacagcacctcgtttgtccctgatgggggaggcatcatttagcatcactcatttaagaggaggcaaccgagtcccagagaggagaggggagcggcctgtcccaggcctggccagcactggagctgggatccaggcccatgcttagcccgaagctgtactgagcccctggattcagtcgctgctgctcctgacactcactcggccctgaactggaggatgtccggttcctctttctcctgaagagccgcattttgctcgtcttctggtgtgtgggctccagccggcaggagaggcagtagctacaggacagagtggcctgtgagctaccaggagccgcacctcaggtgtccctcccagagcctgccagcagctgagtcccggtgccccatgggtcaccacgcaatgaggtctggggctgatcagggagccaggccccACGCTCTGCAGCCGGCCGGccgagagagtctggcctgccctcacccaactcctgtgcccctcacctctcatcaacactgaggggctccatcgcctggaaccaggccccaaatcgctcctcgggattCAGGTCATATTcacttgcagcctgctggagcagctggatcttcCTAATGACtttgtatttctgggaggaaggacaggatgcagacaggtcccgggtggggaaccctgccagggacttgtgcggagtgaggatctggtctggggtctgtgctcactcgggaaccctccttccttcccactccattcaggacttgcctgtcctcacagttggcttgaattagttcctcatccaggaaggtgtccttgatgccagcccctcccgcacccgccaacgtgatgggattcccagctttgtagcatctaactgtcccaacaaatataagacccgagggatgaggacacgtGACATCTTGCCacgggaggtctgtgatttccacttccccaccctccccacagctgctgacctcacgccatttctggaagttgaccagatttccctggaagggagacagccaatgtccatcagtaacggccccctaagcccataaccagcccccatcccaccccttctcaggctgcaggaatgtcagggcccagcagagggcagaccttccacaaagagaacttgacactgggccaggctctgggctccagagcaggagggacaggggagctgaagccagagaccttgcagcccacccatttctgatgacagacgggaagactgaggcctcaggcaaaaagggacagctggaccacagatgtgcttcctcacttgcaggggctgatggcactcccccaggggcagggcccaagggggaggctgaatccagctcagacacagcctcctgcagctttgcaggcaggcagctatgagcttcactagTCCTGAGAGCCTGGTAGGGGGCTTACGCGGAGCCTCCATTCACGCATCACTAAGACGGGCCTGACTCTGACTCcctagctcccaggggtggccatgatgctctcatgagaggaggtttgccaggtacagagagctcagggcccagtgcaaggctctcgcctcccaaaccacaggatcctgctccctggccccacctccaggctcactcacttgtagatcatcctccatcccaatgtccagcagtttcaggtgattgaggaacgtgcccaggaaggggacgacaccctgtgaaatcagggtgggagtggggatgagtcccagctctcaggtgcccccatggaccctcccccaaatcccttcaccccagcctcctgcccaccgcagactcccacagagagcagcctaggaccctcagcagcctcccccctgttgcaccctccaggaccacccaacgtcccccgtcagctaccaggggcggcttttggcaaatcccagggtgtgcggtccctgccactccccccgCAAATCCATCTTGcgcccagccattccaggcctcctcctggtcacttccagggcaggcatttcaggctctggggctccaggagctgggctggaggaggagggacccctctcttggggaggcctccagccgtgaggggtgagaccccctcctctgacacctggaccctccccctcaggccccctcacctgctgctgctgcctctcctgggctccctgggggtccatctcttgggtggcccacacagagttcacctcctgcagggtcaaggacaggctcagggaggccatgctaccttccccgtgtctcccaggcccctgatcctggaccctggacatctgatgtCTATGGCGGCTCCCATTCCAGAGtgatctgattctagatcactcccagctccaacactccctcctctgtgccctcaggcctgcctaggcccctaagcctctctcctcctcaagaaagtgtgaggaggactcccatgcctcccagggtcccctgaggactgtgtcatctgactgtcaccagtgctctcccctcccccctcgaggaggaggagcacaaagccgctgcacattcctctcccccttgtacctcatcacccctgtgaggcctgcaccacagatcatctccctccatttcccagatgaggagaccgaggcccacagaggggtggtgacttgctcaggggccataGAGGAGAGaccactccccctcccagccagaggccctggcccccggccttcactcctcctccagacacacctctgaccaaggccctgtcctctggactctcggggtgtgttgaggccctcagtcagcctgagccatggatcgggaggcacaaggtgtctcagggggcatatccaactggcttctgcctgtcccaaCCCCTGGGGTTTTCTGACTccagctggacctgaggccatgccaaaggcctcagctccctaggatcccctcaggatggtccctgcacagaactcctccttcattcactcaggaaggggacccccttgtgccacatctgagtgacagtgtagggggtgaccagggcgttgggtgatggtgacatttgcatccttttttacttggaaccttctaatgtcctgccaggaaggtccattaagaatctgtaggttccccgataattctcattgccatctggggtgtaTCCTTATCAACAAGTCACCTGGGGAGACTCTCACTGAGTTTTCAGCAGTaaccactatcgggatagagtgcagagtcccagagagcacacagttctgtgccAGATCCACCATTcgttccaaggctgggcagcccctgtgtccacctggcctgtgtgaccacacagtgcccgtccctggggcaggcagagtgcccttcCCTGAGAGGTGCAGtgcagatagaaggagcagcagggacctggcttcctgaggacagaccggGCTGCTTTAGgaggaaaggaacccccacccactccatccacccgccagcctggaggaagatgagggccagctgatgggcccgcatggaagctagagacctgctcattctgccagctcctcacctcctggaacagtccaaaaAACACCACTCTAtcccatgaccaaggcctcctgccccaaacagtccccacctgcccttgCAGCTCACACCACCTGCTTCCTGTCAATCTGGACAAAACAGACCGTTATGTCTCAGAGAAACTTTCAGTGAAAAACTAGCCAAAGCACactctgcctggtccctcctcccccctcccctcccctccttccagatctccagcctccacgcaCCTccatgagcagcttcctgctctcccgctggtccgttttgcacaaggttttaaatttttggcagttcctcctgaggagggaaaaaaggaaagaaacactgtggggtggtttaagggtaaatcccttttgtttgaaaacccagaattatccagacagcctggatgagcgttttcaatgtgtgctctgagccctgaggtctctgggactggggagggagctctcctgttgtcacctggggccttcgttctcttatctactgaacaaatctgttttaaacagtcttgatttcaggtggacagagagttctgttgctgcaaagcaaacccttgaaaatgttcaatttagttcgagccagggtctggcacttagggaaactgattcctaaagcagaaccactggcctaagtttccagaaagactccaagcctcccaaccaggtcagaccctgtccccagggttcacTGTCTCCCAGGATgtcccagcttactgaagggcagtggcagccctgtggggggtgtctggttcaCCCAGGTGGtgacgcatggagagaggcctacgcaCCTGGACACCCGTCCCCACGtcttttttaaacgctgaatggaggggctctgcagggcccagaggatggcatggagtgatgaaaggttcctcaggcctttgcactcctggggaagggaagggaatgagctgtgaggggagctggagccctgcttcctctggctttggTCACCTCATGGACGtcccctgtcctggatgagacagaggctctgGAAACCTGAGAAGAGCACAGCTAGACCCTGATGAGgaacactcccagggaggaggattttagctcaagccaaggaaggagcccaggaaggggtgagcatcccaccactgggaccaggagtcaggtcattgagacactggcaggaggggcctaaggactgtgcaaaggctcagaccacaaacTTCAATCCTGACagctggaaaaggagaaggggcagttcccacgactccagagaggggctcagagggcctcccacatcttaccttggccacctggatccagagctccaccaacctggccctgtcctgggctgtcatggtcgggtccccgaggcaggtggtgatgacacatttgaccactctgataaagtgggtcatggtggcacgaatggtgggtgccaggaactcattggccctgttgtcccactgggaccagatggagtccaggaagtggcGGGGCATCAATTTCAtgaacagctcctggggaggacagggagtgttacCCAACCCTGCCACATcccagctcagtgtccacagcccccagtcccaggccgggtcagtggtgagagctggagctcaggaagctgagaatgtggcctgagacttgtgggagtccctgggtgttgcctgtgtcccctgagagcacccagcacaggatgacccaggacccgatactgtggtgcaggatagtgacatttgctcccagcccagtctcacttcctccaagcaccagaactcggctcctgcttgaccatctcaagGGGAATCTTCCAACCATTCTGattatcctggggtctgactcctctttcagatgcacattcccccaaggcagcaacaaccacaggctttgattgtctgccatgtagtcatggacatatgaggtgcctaataagtgctgagGCTCTTGAGGCCTCTCGGGCAAATGAGTATTCTACCCGAGGACCTGATAGCACTTCAGtgagctccccacccccagcaaagagcagactctgcccaacttcctctctgctccacctcatccatctgcacagccactctgcatggcagatgctctcagtgtccatctctcctgtccacatgaggacagcaaaggctcaagagttaagaaggctgctcaggtcacatgagggtaagtgggaaagcaagaggttggaccgagatcatgggattctagatcaggaaatggcaggtctggggcagctgatggcacaggggaaggccggccccacctgccctgagagccccgctgctcaccacatccatcagtgtcaactgctctgccaccagccggggagggaactccaagaagtcaggcttctcctctctCAGCAGCTTCTTGGTGCTCAGGTccgaggggcaggtgggctccagggctggatctggctctgctgttatctctccaggtggagggaggattctccctggagccaatggtccagctggctccagctcaggagctggcactggggctggagctgacgtCGGTGGtgtctctggccctggagggactgatggaggtgacactggctccagctctagcacaggtggtggaactagagctggagctggatctagccgtggagctggcccttgctctggctctggaactGGAGGcaactctggagatggtactgcagcaggagaaagaaacagtttcactcaagtagctgacttcccctgtgcctgtcaaagccaggaaagaccccactgccttgaagtgaaccaagcctctgaacactctgcaaattgtcatcccagactgcagtcgcctcaccttccagctctgcctcaatgggccgtggatgctccagctggacctggagaaggtaggcgtggccctgcagccccgagccaggcaagctgagatgcagagaggccagcttcatgctgaagcagggatagtgcaggggctcccagaaatcctgccctgggtccaggcaggttcccaccagagaagagatggcactgggggaggcaattgggcaacagagtcagaggcctggcctttccctccacacttctcacccaaggcaccctggcttggggctgggccctatgcctgcccctctccatccaggtgagagccacagggcagccctgacccctgtgaggctgtcctggcagtggcaggcctgcttatccagcaggttgacacagagtctgttgtgactctcttcccactgacactcttctcctgaaggtctgggacacagcccaccccagcactccatgcacttgtgcaactggattgagcactgagacagatttgtgaccaggttgctcacacgcctcctgttctgggcctggaggcggtggtcagaagaggtagatgtggagaaggggaggcagattcaaatgggtctgtggtgggaatgggtttctaggggagaactcagcccagccacccctctggttcccaggggtcctggcacccatccatagctctttgactcctgtcctcctggagtggaagccaccgggcctctgccttcccatgggaatcaaaagatgcgtgagatgcggcttctgacaggctcccctcagccacagcctccatctctccccccacagcttgttctttagagacaggaggccgtccttctgcacccaaagaccactcacttttttaggtggtcctgcgctctgccctcctggctggaataaggggagatgcctccagatgtaaaggaggctatgagggcatcccttgggatggaaggtggatgacaagacctgcgaatgatgtctaatgtcaatgtctgactctcagacggaaattgaggccacgcattgtgtctccttcattcactgggtttactgtctccaaatgtcctgcatgcagtagatgcttaatctacatggtttattgaatgtagtccacccagaaccatcccagacacctgagtgggcctagggcctctctgctgccccagagatccttgactggctaccccaaggaaaaggaccaggaccagctggatggaatctccaactccttgacagggtggtttccatgtgcttttccaaactcagaaaggccgcatctcagagatggctgaggcagactacttttcacggggaagagagaaataaacaccatgaacaaccacagcacgtccacagccctctctgcagagccaggcaccaggtaagcacccgccatggctgatcccattagttcctacaatatccccatgaaatttatcctctcccaccctacttttcagaggagcaaactgaggctcagagagatttgctgacactcccaggacacgcagctggcagggggcagagtcaccactgtgctgaggagggagtggccactcacctagtaaacagctggtccaggacctggtgggatgtgtctaaggccaagtagttgaccatgaaggtggtgaagctagagatgttcctcctcaggaaagctggtgtgatggactctgtcagcttcttcatcatgcctgtctggagggcccgcatcctgcaggcctcatttaaattcacggtggactcatcctcacactgagggagaggaggaggtacatacactcaatgacatcatggtgaaccagcgggaggattgaggtgactttctaccctcctgtgtagctggtgggaaggagtggaggtccagattcctttgggagtgggactgtggagcactctaatgagaaaaccctggggggttccaggggagactcagatttgagtctgcattctagtagtgccttggtcatctcagagtcctgggtatgaagacccctctgcacccacactcacctcagaccggccctcttcattgatgggctGGTgcgcctgtgtcctctccagggagatggtgaactggaaaccatctaccagctcctcaaccatcacttgggtgcagctctgcagcgacagtgcccagaagtcaggccaggaggcatcaggggcctgcctagacttcgccacagagggaaaccccaccacagttcagacacagaggggcatctgcatagtctccatcaaggaaggaatgtgatgaaacctcgacggcctgggattcacatgttggtagaagagcttggtccccagcactcaccttcctctcctgaagccaagatcttcagtatgaacatgacacaccaccagatctccaccatttagctacctgctcctgctcagggtggttcctcctcatactaccttctctaactccacctcccacatacacacacacacacacaatgagggtcaaagggtgtggggctgtccatttgggatcacagttgtgtcctgacctagagtgggctgccctgggctacgctgttacctgatggttcctcctgctaaAAGGCCACaggcattcgaggtgagggctgagccaatgtctaaagcgacttaacatgctctcattcttggctttccgggggccagaacctcggaaagtcacgggacaacacgagaacatcctgctgtgtcgagtgtctccactcaaatgaactggacaggaggctgtggttacagtgtgggtgcctggtaaccagagttctaagttctgttgggggctgtcaccaaggaagtgaggtcacttcttcaaggttctattacttggccccttccttcaatcagacccactcaaagcccccggtagactgttggctgctctccctccttgcccatgtcatctccatcactgtacacagatATCCatgaccaccctccccacagctccttgggaggggaaccagtggccagctttgaggagacagagctgaagtcacacctcttttatcctaccagttctgtgtcctggaaaagccactgtgcctctcaagatctccccagtctcccaacctgcacaatgggggtggtgctaaaaacagctttctaggaacatcgtcaggtgtatatgagataatacctacaacacctgtggattggtgtcacatgtgtctaatgctggcccttccatctatgtcagttccatctgtgcagcctccacaaacccccactccatacttcttgtcacacatcattggcctgaatttggtctggtcactcttatatgCAAGAGggcttaggaattttatcttttagtttgttgaattgccacccaaaataaaactgattctctgttctgaatattaagggagaaggtgaacattggaaacaacccgtgctctctccctacactaaccttcaagttgaaggggaggagatgagcttttcagatgaatcaagcatgtatttacctaccacaggctctcttttcttgttgtttattcatccacagagaacaagaagccttcttccaaaccagaatgtatgagactaccactgccctctgttcccagcagaatgaccagaaccaatttgttggcttttatttgcctggcccttgtaagtagatctgagaacattctttctatgtccttcatagagtgggcctgggagggtctgacgttgtagagaattgtaggcaaataacaggctcctgaaaaactgagtcaaattggaatctctgtaattcaaagaaggagagtgatatcagcatcatggtggaagaagacacctcctgtttttctactcctgcactaacaatgctttggcatccatccatagacaaaagtgcctttgtgggagaagtgggatccagcaccatatgccaagggacccagagggagtctcacccacccatgcatctggtaataggcagacagacctcggtcccagctccggaccctacagtggcctgtgaaccagctcaagctcctttcagctgctgcatggaaacccctgaaaacactgtcttagatcatgacacacaggagagggcctttgtggaagtccaggtttcaagaagagaagtcccagccctctgttggagcacaaaaatatgagtgtggatgggctgaagagtttgggggcattggcagataggtactcttagagggctttaaaggatgtggatcctgtaactgcactgagcactccatcaagaagtctcccacgacttgtgggctatgcctcacgcatggatctccccagcaggcccttaggcacccccagtgctctgcgtgcctcacatacacacgcctccaccctagggcttcttccctgtgtatgctcccaacagtggtggttagagtgaattttggaggacagctagtgagcacgtgcagaaacttggtccaaatctgcaggccagagagagaccacaa carries:
- the LOC131402791 gene encoding ral guanine nucleotide dissociation stimulator-like, translating into MEEVNSVWATQEMDPQGAQERQQQQGVVPFLGTFLNHLKLLDIGMEDDLQKYKVIRKIQLLQQAASEYDLNPEERFGAWFQAMEPLSVDESYCLSCRLEPTHQKTSKMRLFRRKRNRTSSSSGPICFFSSATVPLARSHNPLETTSAAPPEQQGHWDPRGAPGQLLPPHPK